In Micropterus dolomieu isolate WLL.071019.BEF.003 ecotype Adirondacks linkage group LG17, ASM2129224v1, whole genome shotgun sequence, one genomic interval encodes:
- the clptm1 gene encoding cleft lip and palate transmembrane protein 1 homolog isoform X3 encodes MATQESEATKATVSNGEVSSNGTAATTDDQTVQTAENAQDPQQQQQQQAPNAWQVIKGVLFRIFIIWAISSWFRRGPSTPDPSTPAGAPRVPSRNLFPKDTLMDLYVYVSQDEVFTDFNNTEALFWFHRDLVYGDWATGESGDGCYEHYKEMDIPETVQKNGSLYMHVYFTKSGFHPDPKRKGQYRRLATVHSTRMLNKFKRRKFLKTKNLLTGETEADPEMIKRAESHGPVEIISHWHPNLTINMVDDHTAWVKGSVPPPLDQHVKFDAVSGDYYPIVYFNDYWNLQKDYYPINETLTTLPLRLSYCPLSLWRWQLYAAQNARSPWNFLPEDTYEQSDEDQDSVKVALLETNPYLLGLTIVVSIVHSIFEFLAFKNDIQFWNSRQSLEGLSVRSIIFGVFQSLVVLLYILDNETNFVVQVSVFIGLLIDLWKITKVMDVKLDRENKIAGVLPRLVFTDKSTYVQSSTKIYDDMAFKYLSWLLYPLFGCYAVYSLLYVEHKGWYSWVLSMLYGFLLTFGFITMTPQLFINYKMKSVAHLPWRMLTYKALNTFIDDLFAFVIKMPMMYRIGCLRDDVVFFIYLYQRWIYRVDPNRVNEFGTSGVDQSQNNTAAADAAPAAITDKPEEDKKKD; translated from the exons ATGGCGACGCAGGAGAGCGAAGCAACTAAAGCCACCGTGAGCAACGGCGAG GTGAGCAGCAATGGGACTGCTGCAACAACAGATGACCAGACTGTGCAGACAGCTGAAAATGCACAGGATcctcaacagcaacagcagcaacaagcacCCAATGCATGGCAGGTCATTAAAGGAGTCCTCTTCAG AATCTTCATAATCTGGGCGATCAGTAGCTGGTTCCGTCGAGGGCCGTCCACTCCTGACCCCAGCACGCCGGCCGGGGCACCCAGAGTACCCAGCAGGAACCTCTTCCCCAAGGACACCCTCATG GACTTGTACGTGTACGTGTCCCAGGACGAGGTGTTCACAGACTTCAACAACACAGAGGCCCTGTTCTGGTTCCACAGGGACCTGGTCTACGGAGACTGGGCCACGGGGGAGAGTGGGGACGGTTGTTACGAGCACTATAAGGAGATGGACATCCCAGAG ACAGTGCAGAAGAACGGATCCCTTTACATGCACGTCTACTTCACTAAAAGTGGATTCCACCCAGACCCCAAACGCAAGGGGCAGTATCGCAGACTGGCAACAGTACATTCAACACGAA TGCTGAATAAATTCAAGCGAAGAAAGTTTCTGAAGACCAAGAATCTGCTAACAGGAGAGACAGAAGCAGATCCCGAAATGATCAAG AGGGCAGAGAGCCACGGTCCAGTGGAGATTATCTCTCATTGGCACCCCAACCTCACCATCAACATGGTAGATGACCACACTGCCTGGGTCAAGGGCTCCGTTCCCCCTCCTCTAGACCAAC ATGTTAAGTTTGATGCAGTAAGTGGCGATTACTATCCCATTGTGTACTTCAATGACTACTGGAACCTCCAGAAGGACTACTATCCCATCAACGAGACCCTGACAACACTCCCACTGCGCCTCTCCTACTGCCCACTGTCTTTGTGGCGTTGGCAGCTGTACGCTGCCCAAAATGCACGCTCACCGTGGAACTTCCTACCTGAGGACACTTATGAGCAGTCTGATGAAGACCAAGATTCTGTCAAG GTGGCCCTTTTGGAAACAAACCCGTACCTGCTGGGACTCACCATTGTTGTCTCCATCGTGCACAGCATCTTCGAGTTTCTCGCCTTCAAAAACG ATATCCAATTCTGGAACAGCAGACAGTCTCTAGAGGGCCTGTCTGTGCGCTCCATCATATTTGGAGTTTTTCAGTCTCTGGTGGTGCTGCTGTACATACTGGACAACGAAACAAACTTTGTGGTGCAGGTCAGCGTCTTCATCGGCCTTCTTATTGATCTGTGGAAAATCACCAAGGTCATGGACGTCAAA TTGGATAGAGAGAACAAAATCGCAGGGGTGCTTCCAAGATTGGTATTCACAGACAAGTCAACATATGTGCAGTCTTCAACCAAAATCTACGACGAC ATGGCCTTCAAGTACTTATCGTGGCTGCTCTACCCCCTGTTTGGCTGCTATGCCGTCTACAGTTTATTGTACGTAGAGCACAAAGGCTGGTACTCATGGGTACTGAGCATGCTCTATGGCTTCTTGTTAACCTTTG GTTTCATTACAATGACGCCACAGCTTTTCATCAACTACAAAATGAAGTCTGTGGCCCACCTCCCATGGAGGATGCTCACCTACAAGGCTCTCAATACCTTCATTGATGACCTGTTTGCCTTTGTCATCAAGATGCCAATGATGTACAGGATAGGATGCCTCAGAGATG ACGTGGTGTTCTTCATCTACCTTTACCAGCGCTGGATCTATCGGGTCGATCCCAACAGGGTCAACGAGTTTGGCACCAGCGGAGTAGACCAGTCgcaaaacaacacagcagcGGCAGACGCTGCTCCCGCCGCCATCACGGACAAACCAGAGGAGGATAAGAAGAAGGATTAA
- the clptm1 gene encoding cleft lip and palate transmembrane protein 1 homolog isoform X2: MRGSREAATLLQVSSNGTAATTDDQTVQTAENAQDPQQQQQQQAPNAWQVIKGVLFRIFIIWAISSWFRRGPSTPDPSTPAGAPRVPSRNLFPKDTLMDLYVYVSQDEVFTDFNNTEALFWFHRDLVYGDWATGESGDGCYEHYKEMDIPEVGSGERDTVQKNGSLYMHVYFTKSGFHPDPKRKGQYRRLATVHSTRMLNKFKRRKFLKTKNLLTGETEADPEMIKRAESHGPVEIISHWHPNLTINMVDDHTAWVKGSVPPPLDQHVKFDAVSGDYYPIVYFNDYWNLQKDYYPINETLTTLPLRLSYCPLSLWRWQLYAAQNARSPWNFLPEDTYEQSDEDQDSVKVALLETNPYLLGLTIVVSIVHSIFEFLAFKNDIQFWNSRQSLEGLSVRSIIFGVFQSLVVLLYILDNETNFVVQVSVFIGLLIDLWKITKVMDVKLDRENKIAGVLPRLVFTDKSTYVQSSTKIYDDMAFKYLSWLLYPLFGCYAVYSLLYVEHKGWYSWVLSMLYGFLLTFGFITMTPQLFINYKMKSVAHLPWRMLTYKALNTFIDDLFAFVIKMPMMYRIGCLRDDVVFFIYLYQRWIYRVDPNRVNEFGTSGVDQSQNNTAAADAAPAAITDKPEEDKKKD, from the exons GTGAGCAGCAATGGGACTGCTGCAACAACAGATGACCAGACTGTGCAGACAGCTGAAAATGCACAGGATcctcaacagcaacagcagcaacaagcacCCAATGCATGGCAGGTCATTAAAGGAGTCCTCTTCAG AATCTTCATAATCTGGGCGATCAGTAGCTGGTTCCGTCGAGGGCCGTCCACTCCTGACCCCAGCACGCCGGCCGGGGCACCCAGAGTACCCAGCAGGAACCTCTTCCCCAAGGACACCCTCATG GACTTGTACGTGTACGTGTCCCAGGACGAGGTGTTCACAGACTTCAACAACACAGAGGCCCTGTTCTGGTTCCACAGGGACCTGGTCTACGGAGACTGGGCCACGGGGGAGAGTGGGGACGGTTGTTACGAGCACTATAAGGAGATGGACATCCCAGAGGTGGGGAGCGGGGAGAGAGAT ACAGTGCAGAAGAACGGATCCCTTTACATGCACGTCTACTTCACTAAAAGTGGATTCCACCCAGACCCCAAACGCAAGGGGCAGTATCGCAGACTGGCAACAGTACATTCAACACGAA TGCTGAATAAATTCAAGCGAAGAAAGTTTCTGAAGACCAAGAATCTGCTAACAGGAGAGACAGAAGCAGATCCCGAAATGATCAAG AGGGCAGAGAGCCACGGTCCAGTGGAGATTATCTCTCATTGGCACCCCAACCTCACCATCAACATGGTAGATGACCACACTGCCTGGGTCAAGGGCTCCGTTCCCCCTCCTCTAGACCAAC ATGTTAAGTTTGATGCAGTAAGTGGCGATTACTATCCCATTGTGTACTTCAATGACTACTGGAACCTCCAGAAGGACTACTATCCCATCAACGAGACCCTGACAACACTCCCACTGCGCCTCTCCTACTGCCCACTGTCTTTGTGGCGTTGGCAGCTGTACGCTGCCCAAAATGCACGCTCACCGTGGAACTTCCTACCTGAGGACACTTATGAGCAGTCTGATGAAGACCAAGATTCTGTCAAG GTGGCCCTTTTGGAAACAAACCCGTACCTGCTGGGACTCACCATTGTTGTCTCCATCGTGCACAGCATCTTCGAGTTTCTCGCCTTCAAAAACG ATATCCAATTCTGGAACAGCAGACAGTCTCTAGAGGGCCTGTCTGTGCGCTCCATCATATTTGGAGTTTTTCAGTCTCTGGTGGTGCTGCTGTACATACTGGACAACGAAACAAACTTTGTGGTGCAGGTCAGCGTCTTCATCGGCCTTCTTATTGATCTGTGGAAAATCACCAAGGTCATGGACGTCAAA TTGGATAGAGAGAACAAAATCGCAGGGGTGCTTCCAAGATTGGTATTCACAGACAAGTCAACATATGTGCAGTCTTCAACCAAAATCTACGACGAC ATGGCCTTCAAGTACTTATCGTGGCTGCTCTACCCCCTGTTTGGCTGCTATGCCGTCTACAGTTTATTGTACGTAGAGCACAAAGGCTGGTACTCATGGGTACTGAGCATGCTCTATGGCTTCTTGTTAACCTTTG GTTTCATTACAATGACGCCACAGCTTTTCATCAACTACAAAATGAAGTCTGTGGCCCACCTCCCATGGAGGATGCTCACCTACAAGGCTCTCAATACCTTCATTGATGACCTGTTTGCCTTTGTCATCAAGATGCCAATGATGTACAGGATAGGATGCCTCAGAGATG ACGTGGTGTTCTTCATCTACCTTTACCAGCGCTGGATCTATCGGGTCGATCCCAACAGGGTCAACGAGTTTGGCACCAGCGGAGTAGACCAGTCgcaaaacaacacagcagcGGCAGACGCTGCTCCCGCCGCCATCACGGACAAACCAGAGGAGGATAAGAAGAAGGATTAA
- the clptm1 gene encoding cleft lip and palate transmembrane protein 1 homolog isoform X1, producing MATQESEATKATVSNGEVSSNGTAATTDDQTVQTAENAQDPQQQQQQQAPNAWQVIKGVLFRIFIIWAISSWFRRGPSTPDPSTPAGAPRVPSRNLFPKDTLMDLYVYVSQDEVFTDFNNTEALFWFHRDLVYGDWATGESGDGCYEHYKEMDIPEVGSGERDTVQKNGSLYMHVYFTKSGFHPDPKRKGQYRRLATVHSTRMLNKFKRRKFLKTKNLLTGETEADPEMIKRAESHGPVEIISHWHPNLTINMVDDHTAWVKGSVPPPLDQHVKFDAVSGDYYPIVYFNDYWNLQKDYYPINETLTTLPLRLSYCPLSLWRWQLYAAQNARSPWNFLPEDTYEQSDEDQDSVKVALLETNPYLLGLTIVVSIVHSIFEFLAFKNDIQFWNSRQSLEGLSVRSIIFGVFQSLVVLLYILDNETNFVVQVSVFIGLLIDLWKITKVMDVKLDRENKIAGVLPRLVFTDKSTYVQSSTKIYDDMAFKYLSWLLYPLFGCYAVYSLLYVEHKGWYSWVLSMLYGFLLTFGFITMTPQLFINYKMKSVAHLPWRMLTYKALNTFIDDLFAFVIKMPMMYRIGCLRDDVVFFIYLYQRWIYRVDPNRVNEFGTSGVDQSQNNTAAADAAPAAITDKPEEDKKKD from the exons ATGGCGACGCAGGAGAGCGAAGCAACTAAAGCCACCGTGAGCAACGGCGAG GTGAGCAGCAATGGGACTGCTGCAACAACAGATGACCAGACTGTGCAGACAGCTGAAAATGCACAGGATcctcaacagcaacagcagcaacaagcacCCAATGCATGGCAGGTCATTAAAGGAGTCCTCTTCAG AATCTTCATAATCTGGGCGATCAGTAGCTGGTTCCGTCGAGGGCCGTCCACTCCTGACCCCAGCACGCCGGCCGGGGCACCCAGAGTACCCAGCAGGAACCTCTTCCCCAAGGACACCCTCATG GACTTGTACGTGTACGTGTCCCAGGACGAGGTGTTCACAGACTTCAACAACACAGAGGCCCTGTTCTGGTTCCACAGGGACCTGGTCTACGGAGACTGGGCCACGGGGGAGAGTGGGGACGGTTGTTACGAGCACTATAAGGAGATGGACATCCCAGAGGTGGGGAGCGGGGAGAGAGAT ACAGTGCAGAAGAACGGATCCCTTTACATGCACGTCTACTTCACTAAAAGTGGATTCCACCCAGACCCCAAACGCAAGGGGCAGTATCGCAGACTGGCAACAGTACATTCAACACGAA TGCTGAATAAATTCAAGCGAAGAAAGTTTCTGAAGACCAAGAATCTGCTAACAGGAGAGACAGAAGCAGATCCCGAAATGATCAAG AGGGCAGAGAGCCACGGTCCAGTGGAGATTATCTCTCATTGGCACCCCAACCTCACCATCAACATGGTAGATGACCACACTGCCTGGGTCAAGGGCTCCGTTCCCCCTCCTCTAGACCAAC ATGTTAAGTTTGATGCAGTAAGTGGCGATTACTATCCCATTGTGTACTTCAATGACTACTGGAACCTCCAGAAGGACTACTATCCCATCAACGAGACCCTGACAACACTCCCACTGCGCCTCTCCTACTGCCCACTGTCTTTGTGGCGTTGGCAGCTGTACGCTGCCCAAAATGCACGCTCACCGTGGAACTTCCTACCTGAGGACACTTATGAGCAGTCTGATGAAGACCAAGATTCTGTCAAG GTGGCCCTTTTGGAAACAAACCCGTACCTGCTGGGACTCACCATTGTTGTCTCCATCGTGCACAGCATCTTCGAGTTTCTCGCCTTCAAAAACG ATATCCAATTCTGGAACAGCAGACAGTCTCTAGAGGGCCTGTCTGTGCGCTCCATCATATTTGGAGTTTTTCAGTCTCTGGTGGTGCTGCTGTACATACTGGACAACGAAACAAACTTTGTGGTGCAGGTCAGCGTCTTCATCGGCCTTCTTATTGATCTGTGGAAAATCACCAAGGTCATGGACGTCAAA TTGGATAGAGAGAACAAAATCGCAGGGGTGCTTCCAAGATTGGTATTCACAGACAAGTCAACATATGTGCAGTCTTCAACCAAAATCTACGACGAC ATGGCCTTCAAGTACTTATCGTGGCTGCTCTACCCCCTGTTTGGCTGCTATGCCGTCTACAGTTTATTGTACGTAGAGCACAAAGGCTGGTACTCATGGGTACTGAGCATGCTCTATGGCTTCTTGTTAACCTTTG GTTTCATTACAATGACGCCACAGCTTTTCATCAACTACAAAATGAAGTCTGTGGCCCACCTCCCATGGAGGATGCTCACCTACAAGGCTCTCAATACCTTCATTGATGACCTGTTTGCCTTTGTCATCAAGATGCCAATGATGTACAGGATAGGATGCCTCAGAGATG ACGTGGTGTTCTTCATCTACCTTTACCAGCGCTGGATCTATCGGGTCGATCCCAACAGGGTCAACGAGTTTGGCACCAGCGGAGTAGACCAGTCgcaaaacaacacagcagcGGCAGACGCTGCTCCCGCCGCCATCACGGACAAACCAGAGGAGGATAAGAAGAAGGATTAA
- the tbcb gene encoding tubulin-folding cofactor B, which produces MDSGVIVVTNPTVNVRLTSTISSFEVQRRFNRGISIAELKGKLEMVVGATASCMDLELFSVADKFLQKMDDNEALLGSYPVDDDCRIHVIDRSGGQMGEFTDVSKVEKFELADDAYEKRTDTARSFMKKHRVGQYNEEETAKKKAELAALEEEQKAAAEAIAVGSRCKVQVTGQPTKLGTVMYVGTTDFKPGIFVGVKYDEPLGKHNGTVEGKKYFECENKYGGFVKPLNVTVGDFPEEDYGLDEM; this is translated from the exons ATGGACAGCGGAGTGATAGTAGTTACCAATCCCACTGTGAATGTGCGCCTAACAAGCACCATCTCCTCCTTCGAGGTGCAGCGCAGGTTCAATAGAGGGATTAGTATAGCAGAACTAAAG GGGAAGTTGGAGATGGTTGTGGGCGCAACTGCCTCCTGCATGGACCTGGAGTTGTTCAGTGTCGCTGACAAGTTCCTGCAGAAAATGGATGACAATGAAGCTTTGCTGGGTTCCTATCCTGTAGATGATGATTGCAGAATACAT GTTATTGACAGAAGTGGAGGTCAGATGGGCGAGTTCACTGATGTTTCCAAAGTGGAGAAGTTTGAACTCGCAGATGATGCTTATGAGAAGAGAACAG ATACAGCAAGGTCATTCATGAAGAAACATCGTGTCGGTCAATACAATGAGGAAGAAACAGCCAAGAAGAAAGCTGAGCTTGCTGCTCTTGAGGAAGAACAGAAGGCTGCAGCTGAAGCCATTGCTGTTGGCAGCCGATGCAAAGTGCAGGTCACTGGGCAACCCACAAAGCTTGGCACGGTCATGTATGTTG GTACAACAGATTTCAAGCCAGGCATTTTTGTGGGTGTGAAGTATGATGAGCCCCTGGGAAAGCACAATGGAAC TGTTGAAGGGAAGAAATACTTTGAATGTGAGAACAAATATGGAGGATTTGTGAAGCCCCTGAATGTGACCGTGGGAGACTTTCCCGAGGAGGATTACGGTTTAGATGAGATGTAG